The nucleotide sequence ACATACGCACCGTATGTCAATTACCCAACCCGTCTAATGCGAGCGTTAATCCATGCCCCGAGTCCGTGCCGAGATGATCGAAAACACCCGCGCCCGTCTGATCGCCAGCGCCCGTCACGCTTTCGCCACCCAAGGCTACGCCAATACCTCGATGGATGACTTTACCGCCAGCGCGGGCCTGACACGTGGGGCGTTGTACCACCACTTTGGTGACAAGAAAGGTTTGCTGAGCGCAGTGGTTGCGCAACTCGATGGCGAAATGGATGCGCACCTGCAGCACATTACGGACCAGGCCGATGAGCCCTGGCGCGGCTTTTGCGAGCGCTGTCGCGCCTACCTGCGCATGGCCCAGGATCCGGAGATCCGCCGCATCGTGCTGCAAGATGCGCCGGCGGTACTCGGGGATGCCGCATCCGCCAACCAACCACAATGCATCGAGTCGCTGCGCCTGTTGCTCGACGCACTGATTCAGGCCGGCTTCATCGAGCCCGCGCCCAGCCAGGCATTAGCCCGCCTGATCAACGGCAGTCTGGTGGACGCGGCGCTGTGGATTGCCCGGGACGAACAGGCGGGCGAGCGCCTGGAGCAAGCGCTGCAAGGCCTGGAGTTGTTGCTTCGCGGTTTGAAACCGCGAACCTGAATCAAGCGCGCCGCGATAACCACGCCGCCAGCGCACACGGCATGGCCCCAGGCATTGCGATCATGAGGACCGGTATAAACAGCTATCGTTGTATTGCAGACAAGGGATGAACTTGTGCGATGCACCGTCAGTCAGCTGATGAGTGTTCCGAAAAAGGTCAGGTGATATGCACATTTCGTTGGATAACCAAGTGGCGCTGGTCACCGGCGCCAGTTCCGGCATCGGCGCGGGCGCCGCCAAGGCGTTGGCCGAAGCGGGTGCCGCCGTGGTGCTGAACTACCACAGTCAGGCCGCGCCCGCCGAGGCATTGGCAACGCAGATCAACCAGGCCGGCGGGCGCGCGATCGCCATCGGTGCCGACGTATCGAACGAAGCCGAGGTCGAACGCCTGTTTGCACAGACGCTGGAGGCATTTGATCACCTGGATATCCTGGTGGCCAATTCCGGCCTGCAGAAAGACGCCGCCATCGCCAACATGTCTTTAGACGACTGGAACACGGTGATCGGCGTCAACCTCACCGGGCAGTTTCTCTGCGCACGCGCCGCACTGCGTATCTTCAACCGCCAGGGCCTGCGCCCCGGAGTGTCGCGGGCCGCCGGCAAAATCATCCACATGAGCTCGGTCCACCAGTTGATCCCGTGGGCCGGACACGTCAATTACGCCGCGTCCAAGGGTGGCGTCGAGATGCTGATGCGTAGCCTTGCCCAAGAAGTCAGCGAGCAGCGGATTCGCGTCAACGGCATTGCACCGGGCGCCATTCGTACCGCAATCAATCGGGATGCTACGCAAGGCGATGCCGAACAAGCGCTGCTCAAACTGATTCCTTATGCCAGGGTCGGCGATGTCGAAGACGTCGCCAACGCCGTGGTCTGGCTGGCCAGCGATGCGTCCGACTACGTGGTGGGGAGCACCCTGTTTATTGACGGTGGCATGAGCCTTTATCCGGAGTTCCGTCACAATGGTTGATCTGAAGAACGAACCTCAAAGCGCGATTGATGCCCACGGAATTATCGGTGACATGCGCAGCGCCGCGCTGATCAACGACAAGGGCAGCATCGATTTTTTCTGCTGGCCGGAATTCGACAGCCCGTCAATCTTTTGCTCGCTGCTGGACTCGCCGGCCGCCGGGATTTTTCAGTTGACCCCGGATCTGCCCGGCGCCCGCCGGGAACAGATCTACCTGCCGAATACCAACGTCCTGCAAACCCGCTGGTTAAGCGAGGAGGCGGTGGTGGAAATCACCGATCTGCTGAGCATCAGTGACGACATCGACGACCTGCCGTTGCTGATTCGCCGGGTCCGGGTGATCAGCGGCAAAGCCACGCTGCACCTGCGCTGCGCGGTGCGCCACGACTACGCCCGGGCGCCGACCCGCGCCACGGCGGACAACGCCGATGTGTGCTTTTCGGCACCGGACCAGCCCGGCCTGCGCCTGGCCAGCAGCCACGCCTTGACGATTGAAGATGACGCCGCCGTCGCGCATTTCAGCCTGGAACAGGACCAGGGTGCTGAATTTGTCCTCGGCGGCCTCGAGGACAGTCGCGTCGAGAGCTGCGGCACCGACCTGCGCCTGGAACGCACCCTGAAGTTCTGGCGCGGCTGGCTGGCCCAATCCAATTACCGTGGCCGCTGGCGTGAAATGGTCAATCGTTCGGCGTTGGCCCTGAAGCTGCTGACCTCGCGCAAACATGGCGCAATTCTCGCCGCCGCGACCTTTGGCCTGCCGGAGACGCCCGGTGGCGAGCGCAACTGGGACTACCGCTACACGTGGATCCGCGACGCCTCGTTCACCGTCTACGCGTTCATGCGCCTGGGTTTCGTGCAGGAATCCAACGACTATATGCGTTGGCTGCGAGGACGCGTCAGCGACTGCTGCGGCCAGCCGATGAAGATCAATATCTTGTACGCGATCGATGGCCGCCAGGAACTGCCGGAAACCGAACTCAAGCACCTTAGCGGCCACGGCGGCGCGCAGCCGGTGCGCATTGGTAACGGCGCCTGGGATCAGGTTCAGCTGGATATTTTTGGTGAGCTGATGGATGCCGTATACCTGGTCAACAAGTACGGAGAAGCCATCTCCTACGAAGGTTGGAAACACGCCGTGGAGGTGGTTGACCAAGTGTGTGAAACCTGGAATCAGAAGGACGTCGGCATCTGGGAAATGCGCGGCGAGTCGCATCACTTCCTGCACTCGCGCCTGATGTGCTGGGTGGCGCTGGACCGTGCCATCCGCCTAGCCTCAAAGCGCTCGCTGCCGGCGCCGTTCGCGCGCTGGGATCAGACCCGCCAGGCGATTTATGAAGACATCTGGAGCAACTTCTGGAACGCAGAACGCGGGCACTTTGTACAACATATCGGCAGCACCAATCTCGACGGCTCAATGTTGCTGATGCCGCTGGTACGCTTCGTCGCGGCCACCGATTCGCGCTGGCTGTCGACCTTGGAGGCGATCCAGAAAAACCTGGTGCGCGACGGTATGGTCTACCGTTATCGCAACGACGATAACCAGATCGACGGCTTGCAAGGCATCGAGGGCGCGTTCACCGCGTGCTCCTTCTGGTACGTCGAATGCCTGGCGCGCGCCGGCCAAGTGGAAAAGGCCCACTTGGAATTCGAGCAACTGCTGCGCTACGCCAATCCGCTGGGGTTATATGCCGAGGAGTTTGACAGTCAGGCACGCCATTTGGGCAATACTCCCCAGGCCTTGAGTCACTTGGCGCTGATCAGCGCGGCGACGTTTCTGGATCGCAAATTGAGCGGTGAAAAGACCGTCTGGCAACCGTGAAACAGGACGCACACACTGGCGGGCCGCTTCGACGACTGCAAGGAACGCCATGAACACTTTTCCGATCCTGCACACCGAACGCTTGCACTTGAGGGAGTTGGTCGCCGACGACGCACCGGTACTGTTCGAGATTTATCGCAATGCCGAAGCCATGCGTTGGTTTGGCATCGATCCCATGACCGAGCTTGCCCAGGCCCATGCATTGATAGCGACGTTTTCCCACTGGCGAACCCAGCCAAACCCGGGCACGCGCTGGGGGCTTGAGCATGACGGCAGATTGCTCGGCAGTTGCGGGCTGTTCAAGTGGAATCGTAGCTGGAACAGCTGTTCCCTGGCCTGTGAACTGGCGCCTTCGGCCTGGGGCAACGGGCTGATGAGCGAGGCGTTGCACGCCATGCTCGAGTGGGGTTTTGCCCAGATGCAACTGCACCGGGTCGAAGCCTTGGTACACCCACGCAATAGCGCCTGCCAAGCGCTCCTCGGCCGTCTGGGCTTCACTCAGGAAGGCATGCTGCGCGAAGCGGGATTCTGGGGCGGTCGCTATCAGGACCTGCAAATCTTTTCGTTGCTTTGCCATGAGTACAGCGTCGTCGGTTTCGGGCTAAAGGCCAGGCGCACTTCTGGTAGACACACGGAGTCGCGATGAATCCCTCGATCCCGCTGTTTTACACGCGTACCCCGATGCTCGATATCGCCTACGAAGCCCATGGCCCAACCGACGGCGAGGTGGTGATTCTGCTGCACGGGTTCCCCTACGATCCTCGCGGCTACGACGCGATTGCGCCGGTACTGGCCGCGCGCGGCTATCGGGTGCTGGTGCCGTATCTGCGCGGTTATGGCCCGACTCGGTTTATCCACGCCGGGGTCATGCGTTCCGGCCAGCAAGCCGCTCTGGCCAAGGACTTGCTGGACTTCATGGATGCGCTGTCCATCGACCGGGCCGCCCTGGCGGGTTATGACTGGGGCGGGCGTGCAGCCTGTATTGTCGCCGCGCTGTGGCCCGCGCGGGTTCGCTGCCTGGTGACAGGCGATGGCTACAACATTCAGAACATTGCCCGGTCGACCCAGCCTCGGGCACCGGTCACGGAACATCGGCTCTGGTACCAGTTTTACTTCCACACGCAACGGGGTGTCGATGGCTTGACCGCCAACCGCCGTGAGCTGTGTGAGTTATTGTGGTCGCTTTGGTCGCCCTCCTGGGCGGCAGGATCCGGCCTGTACCCAGACACCGCGCCATCATTCGATAACCCGGATTTTGTCGAGGTGGTGATTCACTCCTATCGCCATCGCTTCATGTATGCCGAGGGCGATCCGGCGTTGGAGGCGCTGGAACAAGCACTGGCGCCGCAGCCGCCGATTTCGGTGCCGAGCATTTCCCTGTGCGGGGCCGATGATGGCGTCGGCCCACCCTCCGAGGTGGATGATGACGTGGCGCACTTCAACGGATTTTATCAACGACGAGTGCTCGCCGGGGTCGGCCACAATATTCCTCAGGAAGCCCCCCAGGCCACGCTCGCCGCACTGTTTGAACTGCTCGAGTTGACTCAAGCCGGTGAAGAAAACCGTTCGCGATAAACTTGTGGCGTCACCGACAAGGCCCGCAGAAAACTACGGCGCATGGTTTCTTCGCAACCGAAACCACATTGCTGGGCGATGCGCTTGATCGCCACGCCGCTGTCCGCCAGTTGTCGGCGCGCGGTTTCCACACGGATCAATTCCACGGCCCGCGCCGGGGTCTGGCCGGTTTCGGCGCGATAGTGACGCACGAAGCTGCGCTCGCTCATGTCGGACTGTGCCGCCAGGGTCGGGACGCTCAGGTCCAGACTAAGGTTCTCGGCGATCCAGGCATGCAACTCGGTGAAACGGCTACCGCCATTTTGCAACGACAGGGTCACACTGAACTGCGCTTGCCCCCCGGGACGCTTGAGAAACACCACCAGTTGCCGCGCCACGTCCAGGGCCGCCGCACGGCCGAGGTCATCTTCCACCAGCGCCAGGCACAAATCGATGCCGGCAGTGACGCCCGCCGAGGTCCAGACCTTACCCTGGCGAATAAAGATCGGATTGGCTTCGACCCGCAGTTTCGGGTACTTGCGCGCCAACTCCTCGCAGCGGGTCCAGTGAGTCGCCACCCGACAACCGTCCAACAAGCCGCTGGCAGCCAACAGGAAGGCGCCGGTACACACCGACGCCGTACGCCGCGACCGAGCGGCCTTCAGCCTGACCCAATCCACCAAGCCTGAGTCTTCGGCCGCACCGTACACCCCCCAGCCGCCGGCGATCACCAACGTATCGCACGCCGCATCGGCCGCCGGCAGGGGCTCGGCCAGCAGGGCCAAACCGGCGGAGGTGATTACCGGTTCGGTCTGGGAGGTGACCACATTCACCGCATAGGGCGACGGCAAACCTTGTTGGCGCGCCAGATCGTTGGCCGAAGCAAACACCTGCAAAGGCCCGGTGACGTCGAGGACCTGCACATTGGGAAAGGCGAGCACATGAACGATTTTTGGCATGATTGGCGTAATGGGTGGGGTTAATGGCGTATTCGCCAAATCCTAGGTCACTAGAGTGAGATCGTCCATCTCTTTTCAGGAGTTTCGTCATGACCTTGCATATCGGCTTTGTGTTGTTCCCCGGCATCCAGCAACTGGACCTCACCGGTCCTTACGACGTTCTGGCGTCGTTGCCGGATGTGAAGCTGCACCTGATCTGGAAGGACCTGGCAGCGGTCACCTCCAGCACCGGCCTGATCCTCTCCCCCACCATCACCTACGCCGAATGCCCGACGCTGGATGTGGTCTGCGTACCGGGTGGTTCAGGGGTCGGGCCGCTGATGGAAGATGAGCAAACCCTGGACTTTCTCATCGCGCAATCGCAGACCGCACGGTATGTGACGTCAATCTGTACCGGCGCGCTGGTGCTCGGGGCGGCCGGCCTATTGCGCGGGCGTCGAGCCACCACGCACTGGGCCTATCACGACATGCTGAGCACCCTGGGCGCTATCCCGGTGCAGGAGCGTGTGGTGCGTGACGGCAATCTGTTCACGGGTGGCGGGATCACGGCGGGAATCGATTTTGCCCTGACGCTCGCGGCCGAGTTGTATGGCGAGGCAGCCGCACAGTTGGTGCAATTGCAGCTCGAATATGCGCCGGCCCCGCCATTCAATGCGGGTCGGCCAGACACCGCGCCGGCGCAGGTGCTGGCAGAAGCCACCCTGCGCACCGTCGAATCGCGCAAAACCCGTAGTCAAATCGCAGCGCGGGCGGCAACGCGACTGGGGTGAGAAGCGCAGCCAAGTCAGTGGCCGCAATATGAAACACCGGATACTGCACTCCCCTGATTTGCGCGACAGACTGCCTGCCTTGGCCGGTGAAATTGGCGTGCGCCTGGAGGACTTGCAGGAGGCCTTGGAGTGGTCACTGGCCAACGATTTTTGGAGGCCACGCACCTGTAGGCGCGAGCCATTCGCAAAAAACCTCTACCGTCACGCAAACAATCAAGCTGACTGCGCAGCGCTCGGTTTTTTCGCGAGCAAGCTCGCTCCTACAGGGGCGTCACTCAATCGTTCAGTTCTTGAGGCGCTTTGCCGGCGTCGCCAGTAACCGGCGCGGTGGGCTCCGGCTCAGCCGCTGCAGCGGCTTCTTTTTCCGCCATGGGCATTTTGTCGATGGCGGCAAAAAACTCTGCCAGGTCAAGGGTGTCGGGGGGCACGGTCTTCTCGACTTTCTTCTCGCCGTCCTTGCCCACCAGGATGACTTTGGTACCGGTACTGGCGCTCAGCTTCAGCGCACGGATCAACGCGTTAGTGTCCTGGGCGCCGAGGTCCTTGCCGTCACGCTGTCCGACGGTGCCGATGTTGGTGTAGTTCACGGTATAGAGCACCATGTTGCGCTCGGTGAATTTTTGCTTGTTGCCAGCCTCTTCAAGGTCTTTCTTGAGCTTGACCTGAGTCGGGTCGATGGAGCTGGGCGCGATGACAATCAGTGGGCGGAATTTGCCCAGATCTTGCTCTAACGGGCCTCGGTTATCCGCAGCCAACAATGGCCCAGTAAACGCCATCAAGGTAGCCAGTGTCAGCGACCGGATGAGCATGCGCACCTCCTTTTAATTCCATGCAGGGTTCTTGAGTTTCATGTCTGCGACAATCAAATTCAAGGATGATTCCTACGCCACTTTCAGAAGCGTAGGCCAGGACGCAGGCGGCGCAAGGGGTTAAGGAGTTTCAGGGCTCATTGTTTCTTTTGATTGCCGAGCCCTAGGCGGCAAGTTTTTCCCAGGCGCCTTGACTGTAGGAGTCCTCGTTCCAGCCAGGCAATCGGCCGAGCGAACGGCATGTTCATTCTTGCGGCCACTTCGGCCAATGCCAGGCAAACACTGGAGCGACCAGCGGGTCGGCATCTACCTGCTCGAGGATCTTGGCACACTCAGGCCGGGAATGTACCAGCAGGTCTCGGGCGCCATCCCAGCGGGACACGGCCGCCGCCATGATGCCCAAGGCGTTCGGCACGGACTGCGGTGACAACAATTGCCCGGCAAACTGATCGGCAAACAGCTGCCAGGCCCGGTGCAGGTGTTTGCGCGTTCCGATGGTCAGGCAAGCTTGCAGTTGCTCATCCTCGCTGTCGAGCCAGCGTTGTGGATAGTCGATGATGCTGATCGCCGAATAACAGTTGGCGGCGATATACACCAGGCCGCGAATGACCTGGGCCGAGTCGTGGGGCAGCAGGTCGGACTCCGGATATTCAAGCCCCAGGTGAATCAGGATCGCCGCGCTTTCCGTCAATACGCTGCCGTCAGGCCGTTGCAGTGTAGGGATTTGCCTGAGCGGATTGATCTGCGCCAGCGCCTCCATGCTGGCGGGATCGCCCCAAGGGCTGGCTTCAACCTGACGCCACTGCACGCCGCAGCGTTGCAGGGCAACTTCAATGATGCAGGAACCGGAGTTGCGGGTGCCGTAAAGCGTGTACATGGGGTAATCCGTCTTGAAGTCCTGAGCCAGAGTGAAGCGTCTTTCAGTCCTTAAAACAAGCCCATTTGCCCGCCAACCAGGGTGCCGAAATCG is from Pseudomonas mucidolens and encodes:
- a CDS encoding glycoside hydrolase family 15 protein yields the protein MVDLKNEPQSAIDAHGIIGDMRSAALINDKGSIDFFCWPEFDSPSIFCSLLDSPAAGIFQLTPDLPGARREQIYLPNTNVLQTRWLSEEAVVEITDLLSISDDIDDLPLLIRRVRVISGKATLHLRCAVRHDYARAPTRATADNADVCFSAPDQPGLRLASSHALTIEDDAAVAHFSLEQDQGAEFVLGGLEDSRVESCGTDLRLERTLKFWRGWLAQSNYRGRWREMVNRSALALKLLTSRKHGAILAAATFGLPETPGGERNWDYRYTWIRDASFTVYAFMRLGFVQESNDYMRWLRGRVSDCCGQPMKINILYAIDGRQELPETELKHLSGHGGAQPVRIGNGAWDQVQLDIFGELMDAVYLVNKYGEAISYEGWKHAVEVVDQVCETWNQKDVGIWEMRGESHHFLHSRLMCWVALDRAIRLASKRSLPAPFARWDQTRQAIYEDIWSNFWNAERGHFVQHIGSTNLDGSMLLMPLVRFVAATDSRWLSTLEAIQKNLVRDGMVYRYRNDDNQIDGLQGIEGAFTACSFWYVECLARAGQVEKAHLEFEQLLRYANPLGLYAEEFDSQARHLGNTPQALSHLALISAATFLDRKLSGEKTVWQP
- a CDS encoding GlxA family transcriptional regulator encodes the protein MPKIVHVLAFPNVQVLDVTGPLQVFASANDLARQQGLPSPYAVNVVTSQTEPVITSAGLALLAEPLPAADAACDTLVIAGGWGVYGAAEDSGLVDWVRLKAARSRRTASVCTGAFLLAASGLLDGCRVATHWTRCEELARKYPKLRVEANPIFIRQGKVWTSAGVTAGIDLCLALVEDDLGRAAALDVARQLVVFLKRPGGQAQFSVTLSLQNGGSRFTELHAWIAENLSLDLSVPTLAAQSDMSERSFVRHYRAETGQTPARAVELIRVETARRQLADSGVAIKRIAQQCGFGCEETMRRSFLRALSVTPQVYRERFSSPA
- a CDS encoding TetR/AcrR family transcriptional regulator; its protein translation is MPRVRAEMIENTRARLIASARHAFATQGYANTSMDDFTASAGLTRGALYHHFGDKKGLLSAVVAQLDGEMDAHLQHITDQADEPWRGFCERCRAYLRMAQDPEIRRIVLQDAPAVLGDAASANQPQCIESLRLLLDALIQAGFIEPAPSQALARLINGSLVDAALWIARDEQAGERLEQALQGLELLLRGLKPRT
- a CDS encoding GNAT family N-acetyltransferase; translation: MNTFPILHTERLHLRELVADDAPVLFEIYRNAEAMRWFGIDPMTELAQAHALIATFSHWRTQPNPGTRWGLEHDGRLLGSCGLFKWNRSWNSCSLACELAPSAWGNGLMSEALHAMLEWGFAQMQLHRVEALVHPRNSACQALLGRLGFTQEGMLREAGFWGGRYQDLQIFSLLCHEYSVVGFGLKARRTSGRHTESR
- a CDS encoding glutathione S-transferase family protein, whose translation is MYTLYGTRNSGSCIIEVALQRCGVQWRQVEASPWGDPASMEALAQINPLRQIPTLQRPDGSVLTESAAILIHLGLEYPESDLLPHDSAQVIRGLVYIAANCYSAISIIDYPQRWLDSEDEQLQACLTIGTRKHLHRAWQLFADQFAGQLLSPQSVPNALGIMAAAVSRWDGARDLLVHSRPECAKILEQVDADPLVAPVFAWHWPKWPQE
- a CDS encoding DJ-1/PfpI family protein, yielding MTLHIGFVLFPGIQQLDLTGPYDVLASLPDVKLHLIWKDLAAVTSSTGLILSPTITYAECPTLDVVCVPGGSGVGPLMEDEQTLDFLIAQSQTARYVTSICTGALVLGAAGLLRGRRATTHWAYHDMLSTLGAIPVQERVVRDGNLFTGGGITAGIDFALTLAAELYGEAAAQLVQLQLEYAPAPPFNAGRPDTAPAQVLAEATLRTVESRKTRSQIAARAATRLG
- a CDS encoding DUF4174 domain-containing protein, whose protein sequence is MLIRSLTLATLMAFTGPLLAADNRGPLEQDLGKFRPLIVIAPSSIDPTQVKLKKDLEEAGNKQKFTERNMVLYTVNYTNIGTVGQRDGKDLGAQDTNALIRALKLSASTGTKVILVGKDGEKKVEKTVPPDTLDLAEFFAAIDKMPMAEKEAAAAAEPEPTAPVTGDAGKAPQELND
- a CDS encoding glucose 1-dehydrogenase, translated to MHISLDNQVALVTGASSGIGAGAAKALAEAGAAVVLNYHSQAAPAEALATQINQAGGRAIAIGADVSNEAEVERLFAQTLEAFDHLDILVANSGLQKDAAIANMSLDDWNTVIGVNLTGQFLCARAALRIFNRQGLRPGVSRAAGKIIHMSSVHQLIPWAGHVNYAASKGGVEMLMRSLAQEVSEQRIRVNGIAPGAIRTAINRDATQGDAEQALLKLIPYARVGDVEDVANAVVWLASDASDYVVGSTLFIDGGMSLYPEFRHNG
- a CDS encoding alpha/beta fold hydrolase — encoded protein: MNPSIPLFYTRTPMLDIAYEAHGPTDGEVVILLHGFPYDPRGYDAIAPVLAARGYRVLVPYLRGYGPTRFIHAGVMRSGQQAALAKDLLDFMDALSIDRAALAGYDWGGRAACIVAALWPARVRCLVTGDGYNIQNIARSTQPRAPVTEHRLWYQFYFHTQRGVDGLTANRRELCELLWSLWSPSWAAGSGLYPDTAPSFDNPDFVEVVIHSYRHRFMYAEGDPALEALEQALAPQPPISVPSISLCGADDGVGPPSEVDDDVAHFNGFYQRRVLAGVGHNIPQEAPQATLAALFELLELTQAGEENRSR